The following is a genomic window from Nymphaea colorata isolate Beijing-Zhang1983 chromosome 3, ASM883128v2, whole genome shotgun sequence.
TACCTATTTGTGCACAGCAGTACTCCTTTCAGAACCCACATACCTACAGCAAATTAATTCTAGCCTCAAGTGTAGTTAGCGGGAACTGGAATTACAGCAAACACAAACCATGGCTAATGGCGGTGGCTTCTACTCGAAAACCATGCACTATTACCAGCAAGCATGCCGGGAGGACTCAGAGTTGTCGATCAACGACGAAAAGTTTCAGCAGAGGATGAAGAGCATGGTGCAAGGCTTCCACTCCACTCTTCTCCTAGAGGTGGAGAACGTAATAGCAGCACTCTTATTCCTTCCCTTGATATCATAAAGGGGGCGACCATATACATACTCGAGAATAACAAGAAATGTGGTGAGGAGATATTGTTCTACAAGCAAGACTTAGGGGGCAATGCCCAAATCCTCCCCGATGGTCTCGAGCTACTTCGAGCTTTGCCAGGCGACACTAGATTCCTTACGTAGGTTTCTGGTACATCTCTGTTGCACCAAAAACAAACTAATGGCGATCCGTCGCGACCGACCTGTGGATCAAAAGGTGAGGAATGTACTCACATGCGCCGACGGTGCCGTGGACTGCTTCTTTCTCTCGTATCCCGGTCTGATCTAGGAGCACGTCCAGGTGCTCCACAAGCTGCAGCAGGCGGGGGATGAAGAAATGCCCAACCAGAGCAAGGAGGGCGAAGAACCCAACGCTTCATGTTTTGCAAAAATTATGGAGCCCCAGAGGGCACGGAGATCGTGCTCGACCATTTATCTACCGGCAAGTAGCCCGTTGGAAGCAGAAGAAAGATACATTTCTCGAGAAAATGTCGGCGAAGATTGATAACTTTACCATGAACGGAATAAATCGCAGCAATATGTAAGGAAAAATTACATATTAGATGTTAGTCCTAAGGGTACATATTAGATGTTAGTACTAAGGGTGGGCGGCCCGACCTGAGCATGCGCCCGAAAAAACTTGGCTTGGGTCGGGCACGGGCCCGTTAGGCCGGCCCAGTAGACTCGTTTaagattaaaaatatatatatatatatatatttaaattttttgatttaataatatatatttattgttaacaaatatattttgtattaacaaaatattttataattaaaaaaattattttttatttttaaacaggCTCAAGACCCaggctatcgggccgggctgacCCCGGCTCACCCCTAGTTAGTTCCGTTAAAGCTGATTGACTAGTTTCAGTCATTGGACGGTGCAAGACCTGTCTAGTCGTAGTATCCTTCTAATGAAAATTCTTGCACTTTTCAAAACTCTGTCCCTCTGATTAAGAGGGCCggataatataaaaaaaatatttttttatataatttttaaaaattattttgtaatttaaaaagtagttttttattataacttGACTGGGTCAAAACCCTGTTGGGCCAAGCCGACTGGATGCCCATCCAGTCAAGAAAGAAAGGCACTCGATGACAATGCTCCGGCCATTTAGATGGGAGCAAGGACAAAGGAAAATTTCCAGGCCAAATAGCTTCAAAATAGTTAGTTGACCGTACGCCAAGCAGCTTAACTGAGTAAAGACAAACATATATTAAGGAAGTGGCTGTATGTATTATATTGGTCCACCAATTTTTGGTATTAATATGGTTAATCACTAAAATAACTTTATTTCatactaaaaaaatttttaaagacaaaataaaattaaaaaaataaagaaattaaaaaaacttttttttaacaaattatcaaaatgttgttCTCTTTTACTATGAACTGTACGTGCACCAGTCACGCAACTTGCTCTCATAAAATAAGGGACGTTTTATATACATAGTGTCCACAAGTAGGCAGAACGAGCCGACTTTGTCTCCGCCGGGAATAACGCCACAAGCGTCCACGATGGtatcgttttttattttttacaacaaGTCTTTGATTTGTATTTTTGCTGAGTTGCGTGCACCAcaagagaacaaaaaagaaaaatgaaaaaaaaaaagtaagggCAAGTGAAAGTTAGaggtattttatatttttttttaacaagaattatacttttaaactttaattttttttttcattcccgGCTTTatttttactaaaaaatttctttataaGATGTATATgatgaaaaagtaaaagcaaAAACAAGTGAAAGTTGAGGTATTATAAGTGTCTTCCTATCAATGTAATGACCAATGGAAGCAACCTGAATCATCCATTAACGTCTTGCCTATACATGAGAGTTCCGTTAAATGGCATTTGATAAGATCAGCATTGCAGTTTTGAAATGCGTGCacataaaatacatattttaaaaaaccatGTTCTTGTTGTAGGAAAAATGGTGAGATTATAGACATTGTATTTAAACCTAACATTCAAATGTTAGAGTATAACGATATCATATTACTTGATGCAATTgcattgtattttattttttagagaCATGgtatttttttccattatattttcttccacaaaacatttttgtcatttttcaaattttcaattttgtatgCTTCTTGTCAGTTCATACAATTTATAGATATAAGAGCAAACGTATAGTTGTTTATGCAAATGTTACACATGTCCGTTTGTGAATTGTTTAAATCATATCAATAAAACAGTTGAATCCTATTCATACAAATACACATATATTATGAATGTCGATTCATGTAATTAAGTTTTCATTTAggaattatattatatttatatttatatatattgagtTTATTTTTCCTAAACTTCCTCCCGTTTAGCGAATCTAATTTTTCATCCATTTAACTGTCACCAAGACCTGCGACGTCTTCCATTTCCAGTTATGATAATGTATTTCTGCTGCTAGGAGACAATGGATCAATTTTTAGTTTCAAGCATAATGGAACCAGAATTTGATTTAGAAGCCCAAGTCTGTTCCTTGATGCCATGTTTGATTAATGGCTCGGATTCAAGATCAGAGGTGATTCCAGATTCTCCAGTTAGGGAATTTAAGGTCCAAGGGCTTCTCAAATACCTCGTTTGAGAAGCCCTTGGTAACTAACCTTTAGATCTATCTCCCTTATGCAGAACCcccatcatcctctctctctctctctctctgatcatGCATGCACTGGCGTTCAGGCCACTCTTCCATAGGAAAGTTGTATAAGAATCAAATATTGATTCCATcacaaataaatttataaatttgtGGCTTCCTGTGGATTACCTACAAGGCGTTGAACTGCTTAAAAAGAATAATGGAAGAGAAAATGCCCTTTCACTTTTTACATACAACACCAACTTGGAGAAGTACCCGTCTCAGCTTCTTGAGGCTCGGTACAATTTCTGATCCTCTCCAATATGTCACTCCTCCTATTCTCAATGCTGGAGCAGCATGTAGTCACTTGTTCGTCCAACTTATCCATTCTCTCAATCAGACGGCGCGATCTCTCCATGATTGACTTCATATTGTTAAGAAGAAAGTTGTCATCCCCTCTCCTGATAATGAAGTCCGTGTTGCTTTCTAAAATTGCCTTTTGGTCCATCAATGCCTTCACGGAGAGTTCGATGCCCCTCAATTCATGTATCACAACAGAGTTGCTCCTATTCACCCTCTCCGCAATCTGCACGCCCGACTGCAAATGGCTCTCTTCCCCTTTCCACAGGTTTTCCACCCATGAGGTCATCGGACCCCAACTGGTTACAGTAGCGGCAGCTGCTGGAAGCGCTGCTAATAATGGTGGGGCATGGAGAGCAGCTGCGAGAATCGAGCATACCACAGCACACACGAAGACGGTGACGAATATGACGTAGACCATCTTGCGTCGCCTCCGCAAGATATTGATTCTCTTCTCCGATTTGCCTTTCCATCCCTGAAGCTTCAGGAGAAAGGAGGTGTGTGCCGTGATTACCTTCATCAGTGACACATGTAAGTCAGCAGTGAAGCCCTTGCACCCTCTAAATTCCTCAAGCGCCAACGCCTTCGTCTCCATGGAGGTAGGATGCTGGAAGGAGGAGCAGAGCATCGCTAGTTTTTCCCTCAACTCATTGAGGCGGCCTTGCAAACCATACAAGAAGTCCAGCGTCGTGTAGCTGAGGTCGAAATACTCCTTGACAATGTCGTGGAGTTGGTTGTTGTTCCGTATGTCCTCCTTGTAGGCCAAAATCTCCTTGGCGGCACAGTCGTTGGTGTGGAGAAGGCAGGTCGTTGCCTGTGTGAGGGAATCAAAGGACAGGGAAGATGACTCGTCCGTCCCGTCCTTTCCAGGGCGGACGCCGTCCTTGATGCCCTTCAATGTCGCTTGCAAGGCTTCATCGTACTTCAACAGCTCGGGGTATTTCTTGCACGCGCGTTCGTATCGTCGGGCGAGGGTAGAGTATAAACCAGCGGCGACCGGAGTATTGCGGCTGAGGCATGCTTTGATGAAATACTTAATTCCCATGGCTTCCTTCTGCATTGAAGGGGCTCCCACTCTTCCTGAACCAAGTGACAAGAAGAAAGGCGGAAGAGGAGATAAATGGGCTTGCTAAAATCAGGGCAGCAACACTTGCTGACACTTCACGCTGCGAGGAAGGGGAAGGTGATGGTtgaaggaagaaaggagaaggttggaatatatataaga
Proteins encoded in this region:
- the LOC116250362 gene encoding UPF0496 protein At4g34320-like, which produces MQKEAMGIKYFIKACLSRNTPVAAGLYSTLARRYERACKKYPELLKYDEALQATLKGIKDGVRPGKDGTDESSSLSFDSLTQATTCLLHTNDCAAKEILAYKEDIRNNNQLHDIVKEYFDLSYTTLDFLYGLQGRLNELREKLAMLCSSFQHPTSMETKALALEEFRGCKGFTADLHVSLMKVITAHTSFLLKLQGWKGKSEKRINILRRRRKMVYVIFVTVFVCAVVCSILAAALHAPPLLAALPAAAATVTSWGPMTSWVENLWKGEESHLQSGVQIAERVNRSNSVVIHELRGIELSVKALMDQKAILESNTDFIIRRGDDNFLLNNMKSIMERSRRLIERMDKLDEQVTTCCSSIENRRSDILERIRNCTEPQEAETGTSPSWCCM